A window of the Tripterygium wilfordii isolate XIE 37 chromosome 12, ASM1340144v1, whole genome shotgun sequence genome harbors these coding sequences:
- the LOC120010501 gene encoding aldehyde oxidase GLOX-like, giving the protein MSNCNDFTYSHCISINVFKSVIIIWNSFYLFYCSTFSSFGFTHKHIPTPTSMGTGIEGAGVLFRPLSEEAVAPFREGIALTLSKWSALQMAVENEWGGRGSRSISEQLNSDILSWFTQSRDPLYIDDLENILDEAMLSLNTMIEDGSVEEVAEKLMIMHEECLEGNYTSIEKLRHAIPQRVNHQHIRQAILLKCVVILDNWCLFISEGFASFHSGVHLRKKANRIGLNPSSVANDEDDEDDDEDDRMEDDDGPNMMVDSAGSQSSSRVETPVNGVKSKETTQAEDGWEAVLPLLMDLLLLKSPTLLNSCIFERACMRLQALLLPLLLSFFFPLHSPATSQYTIRAQGEWRLLHESVGISAMHMQLLHNNKVIMFDRTDFGSSNLSLPNGGCRVDPSDTVLQTDCSAHSILYDVATNGYRPLTVQTDTWCSSGAVLPNGNLVQTGGYNDGERVVRLFAPCDNEKCDWIEYPQYLIERRWYATNQILPDGRIIIVGGRRQFNFEFYPRNINLGDPSTLTTFRLNFLRDTRDGHDENNLYPFLHLLPDGNLFIFANTRSILLDYNRNQILKEFPSIPGDDPRNYPSSGSSVLLPLDENLGNNIQVDILVCGGAPRGSFARAAQRDFLRSSSSCGRLRVSDRNPNWIMQEMPIPRVMGDMLLLPTGDVIIINGAELGTAGWEDARAPVTRPVIYRPSEHQSNWRFAVMAPSPRPRMYHSSAILLADGRVLVGGSNPHMYYNFSGVAYPTDLSLESFSPPYLSIEYDTIRPKILSRTETIGYGKPFMLRFVVKEYLTMSLVSLRILAPSFTTHSFAMNQRMVVLKVTGISYESSDTFLMNAVGPSKAEIAPPGHYLLFVVHSGIPSHGVWVRIQ; this is encoded by the exons GGTTTTACACACAAACACATACCGACACCCACATCGATGGGAACCGGCATTGAAGGTGCTGGAGTTTTGTTCAGGCCGTTGTCAGAAGAGGCTGTGGCTCCGTTCAGAGAAGGCATAGCTTTGACTCTCTCCAAATGGTCAGCTCTGCAAATGGCCGTAGAGAACGAGTGGGGCGGTCGTGGATCCCGCAGCATATCTGAGCAGCTCAACTCTGATATTTTGTCCTGGTTCACGCAGTCTAGAG ATCCGCTTTACATTGATGATTTAGAAAATATTCTTGATGAAGCTATGCTTTCTCTGAATACAATGATTGAGGATGGTAGCGTTGAGGAG GTGGCAGAAAAATTGAtgattatgcatgaagaatgttTGGAAGGCAATTATACTTCTATTGAAAAACTGAGACATGCCATTCCACAAAGAGTAAATCATCAGCATATAAGACAG GCAATTTTGTTGAAGTGTGTTGTCATTTTAGACAACTGGTGCTTATTTATCTCAGAGGGTTTTGCTTCTTTTCATTCTGGTGTGCATTTGAGAAAGAAAGCCAATAGGATTGGCCTGAACCCTAGTTCA GTGGCaaatgatgaggatgatgaggaCGATGACGAAGATGACAGAATGGAAGATGATGATGGACCAAACATGATGGTGGATTCAGCAGGATCACAGTCAAGTTCAAGAGTAGAAACGCCAGTTAATGGAGTTAAGTCCAAGGAGACAACTCAAGCAGAAGATGGATGGGAG GCTGTGCTGCCACTGTTGATGGACCTATTATTACTGAAATCACCTACTCTTCTGAACTCATGCATATTTGAACGG GCGTGTATGAGGTTACAGG CTCTTCTACTTCCACTACTACTCTCATTCTTCTTCCCTCTTCACTCTCCTGCAACATCCCAATACACCATTCGTGCGCAAGGCGAATGGCGTCTTTTGCACGAAAGCGTTGGCATTTCTGCTATGCATATGCAACTTCTACATAACAACAAAGTCATAATGTTTGATCGTACTGATTTTGGCTCCTCCAACCTCTCTCTCCCCAACGGCGGTTGTCGTGTAGACCCTTCAGACACAGTACTTCAAACGGATTGTAGCGCGCACTCCATCCTCTACGACGTTGCAACCAACGGTTATCGCCCTCTCACTGTCCAAACAGACACTTGGTGCTCCTCCGGGGCCGTCCTACCAAATGGAAATCTAGTCCAAACTGGCGGATACAATGACGGTGAACGTGTCGTTCGATTATTCGCTCCGTGTGACAATGAAAAGTGTGATTGGATTGAGTATCCACAGTATCTAATCGAGCGGAGATGGTATGCAACAAATCAAATCTTACCGGATGGTCGTATTATTATTGTTGGTGGTAGAAGACAATTTAACTTTGAATTCTATCCTCGTAATATTAATCTTGGAGACCCTTCTACATTAACTACATTTAGGCTTAATTTCTTGAGAGATACAAGAGATGGTCATGATGAGAACAATTTGTACCCTTTTCTGCATCTACTACCAGATGGGAACTTGTTCATTTTCGCCAACACTAGATCAATACTCTTGGACTACAACCGAAATCAAATTCTCAAGGAGTTTCCTAGCATTCCCGGTGACGATCCTCGAAACTATCCGAGCTCCGGCTCCTCGGTTTTGCTTCCATTGGATGAAAACCTAGGCAACAACATTCAAGTTGACATCTTGGTTTGTGGTGGTGCACCGAGGGGCTCGTTCGCTCGAGCTGCGCAACGGGACTTTTTGCGCTCGAGCTCAAGTTGTGGAAGGTTGAGAGTTAGTGACCGAAACCCTAACTGGATCATGCAAGAAATGCCAATCCCCCGTGTAATGGGAGATATGCTATTGTTACCAACCGGCGACGTGATTATAATCAACGGCGCTGAGTTGGGAACAGCCGGTTGGGAGGATGCGCGGGCACCGGTCACCCGGCCAGTCATATATCGTCCTTCTGAACACCAATCAAATTGGAGATTCGCGGTCATGGCACCATCACCTAGACCAAGAATGTACCATTCATCGGCTATTTTGCTAGCCGATGGGCGCGTACTAGTTGGGGGTAGCAACCCACACATGTACTACAACTTCTCGGGTGTTGCATATCCAACTGATCTGAGCTTGGAGTCCTTTTCGCCCCCGTATTTGTCAATCGAGTACGACACCATTAGGCCCAAAATACTGTCACGAACTGAGACAATTGGGTATGGAAAACCATTCATGTTGAGGTTTGTGGTGAAGGAGTATCTCACAATGAGTCTTGTCTCACTGAGAATTCTTGCACCTTCATTCACTACCCATTCATTTGCCATGAACCAGAGGATGGTGGTGCTGAAGGTGACTGGGATTTCGTACGAGTCGTCGGATACGTTTCTGATGAATGCTGTTGGACCATCGAAGGCGGAGATTGCACCACCAGGTCATTATCTGTTGTTTGTGGTGCATTCTGGTATACCTAGCCATGGGGTTTGGGTGAGGATACAATAA
- the LOC120010194 gene encoding pre-rRNA-processing protein TSR2 homolog isoform X1: MGTGIEGAGVLFRPLSEEAVAPFREGIALTLSKWSALQMAVENEWGGRGSRSISEQLNSDILSWFTQSRDPLYIDDLENILDEAMLSLNTMIEDGSVEEVAEKLMIMHEECLEGNYTSIEKLRHAIPQRVNHQHIRQVANDEDDEDDDEDDRMEDDDGPNMMVDSAGSQSSSRVETPVNGVKSKETTQAEDGWEACMRLQGIRGLAIAI; this comes from the exons ATGGGAACCGGCATTGAAGGTGCTGGAGTTTTGTTCAGGCCGTTGTCAGAAGAGGCTGTGGCTCCGTTCAGAGAAGGCATAGCTTTGACTCTCTCCAAATGGTCAGCTCTGCAAATGGCCGTAGAGAACGAGTGGGGCGGTCGTGGATCCCGCAGCATATCTGAGCAGCTCAACTCTGATATTTTGTCCTGGTTCACGCAGTCTAGAG ATCCGCTTTACATTGATGATTTAGAAAATATTCTTGATGAAGCTATGCTTTCTCTGAATACAATGATTGAGGATGGTAGCGTTGAGGAG GTGGCAGAAAAATTGAtgattatgcatgaagaatgttTGGAAGGCAATTATACTTCTATTGAAAAACTGAGACATGCCATTCCACAAAGAGTAAATCATCAGCATATAAGACAG GTGGCaaatgatgaggatgatgaggaCGATGACGAAGATGACAGAATGGAAGATGATGATGGACCAAACATGATGGTGGATTCAGCAGGATCACAGTCAAGTTCAAGAGTAGAAACGCCAGTTAATGGAGTTAAGTCCAAGGAGACAACTCAAGCAGAAGATGGATGGGAG GCGTGTATGAGGTTACAGGGTATCAGAGGACTTGCTATTGCCATCTAA
- the LOC120010194 gene encoding pre-rRNA-processing protein TSR2 homolog isoform X2, giving the protein MGTGIEGAGVLFRPLSEEAVAPFREGIALTLSKWSALQMAVENEWGGRGSRSISEQLNSDILSWFTQSRDPLYIDDLENILDEAMLSLNTMIEDGSVEEVAEKLMIMHEECLEGNYTSIEKLRHAIPQRVNHQHIRQVANDEDDEDDDEDDRMEDDDGPNMMVDSAGSQSSSRVETPVNGVKSKETTQAEDGWEVVSSRRNRGKRN; this is encoded by the exons ATGGGAACCGGCATTGAAGGTGCTGGAGTTTTGTTCAGGCCGTTGTCAGAAGAGGCTGTGGCTCCGTTCAGAGAAGGCATAGCTTTGACTCTCTCCAAATGGTCAGCTCTGCAAATGGCCGTAGAGAACGAGTGGGGCGGTCGTGGATCCCGCAGCATATCTGAGCAGCTCAACTCTGATATTTTGTCCTGGTTCACGCAGTCTAGAG ATCCGCTTTACATTGATGATTTAGAAAATATTCTTGATGAAGCTATGCTTTCTCTGAATACAATGATTGAGGATGGTAGCGTTGAGGAG GTGGCAGAAAAATTGAtgattatgcatgaagaatgttTGGAAGGCAATTATACTTCTATTGAAAAACTGAGACATGCCATTCCACAAAGAGTAAATCATCAGCATATAAGACAG GTGGCaaatgatgaggatgatgaggaCGATGACGAAGATGACAGAATGGAAGATGATGATGGACCAAACATGATGGTGGATTCAGCAGGATCACAGTCAAGTTCAAGAGTAGAAACGCCAGTTAATGGAGTTAAGTCCAAGGAGACAACTCAAGCAGAAGATGGATGGGAGGTAGTTTCATCTAGACGGAATAGGGGGAAAAGAAATTAG